From Haliaeetus albicilla chromosome 15, bHalAlb1.1, whole genome shotgun sequence, a single genomic window includes:
- the LOC138689073 gene encoding uncharacterized protein, with product MRSQRECEVTEPRGDAPDISTNRSAPGPHCGGGGSSSSSSSSSRVQVPGAMAPARHLLVLLILLVALHVRAARAALWQARGAAVLAGEGDAASRLGSRTEGPGDGMVTDGPVGRTLPAPRLDAVLQPGLHRRGPPRAKYLADGGKKSLQPSEYVRQMLEELERGHETDREAVQKVISGESSGSLPVSAEELEARQAPGTPGSCCPVAGWCHPSGWLRVSRLFPQRSLLHVTPAAKAGSVLGSRPLGHVLQMMGDVPLNGTCVPP from the exons ATGAGGTCACAGCGGGAATGTGAGGTCACAGAGCCCCGCGGTGACGCGCCAGACATAAGCACCAACCGCTCAGCCCCCGGCCCTCACTGCGGCggtggcggcagcagcagcagcagcagcagcagcagcagggtgcaAGTGCCGGGAGCCATGGCCCCAGCCCGCcacctcctcgtcctcctcaTCCTCTTGGTGGCCCTGCATGTCAGGGCTGCCAGGGCTGCTTTGTGGCAAGCACGGGGAGCAG CCGTGCTGGCAGGCGAAGGCGATGCGGCTTCCCGTCTGGGCTCCAGGACTGAGGGTCCGGGAGATGGCATGG TTACAGATGGGCCTGTAGGGAGGACTCTTCCAGCTCCTCGGCTGGATGCTGTTCTACAGCCCGGCCTGCATCGCAGGG GTCCTCCAAGAGCCAAGTACCTAGCTGACGGAGGAAAAAAGTCCCTGCAGCCATCTGAATATGTAAGACAAATGCTGGAGGAACTGGAGAGAGGACACG AGACGGACCGAGAGGCTGTGCAGAAGGTGATTTCGGGAGAAAGCAGTGGCTCACTGCCAGTCTCCGCTGAAGAACTGGAGGCGAGGCAGGCCCCTGGCACACCAGGTAGTTGCTGTCCCGTGGCCGGCTGGTGTCACCCATCAGGATGGCTGCGTGTCAGCAGGCTCTTCCCCCAGCGTTCGCTCTTGCACGTCACGCCAGCAGCCAAAGCTGGAAGTGTTTTGGGTTCGAGGCCTCTGGGCCACGTCCTGCAGATGATGGGAGATGTGCCTCTTAATGGAACGTGCGTCCCGCCGTAG